Below is a window of Lacibacter sp. H407 DNA.
AACGAGAGAAGGTGCCATGAGCATCCTCATTGGTATTGCAGCACGGAAAAGTATTCAACTCAAACGCCCGGTGAAGATCAGTGAGCTTACAGATCTTGTACCAATGGCAAACAGATTCTAAAAATTGAAGTATGATAAAGCAACGATTCTTGATGGCTGTTCTTGTATTATTGATCAGCACAACTATATCAGCACAAAGCAAACAGGAAACAGCCGTTAGTAATGCTGTTGAAAAGCTACGCACTGCAATGGTTAGTGGCGAACGTGCAACACTTGATGCAATAGCTGCTGAGCAGCTCAGTTATGGCCATTCAAGTGGTTTGATCGAAACAAAAGCGCAGTTTGTAGAGAAGATCGCCAGT
It encodes the following:
- a CDS encoding nuclear transport factor 2 family protein, with the translated sequence MIKQRFLMAVLVLLISTTISAQSKQETAVSNAVEKLRTAMVSGERATLDAIAAEQLSYGHSSGLIETKAQFVEKIASGQSDFVSIEFKNQTISISKNTAIVRHELHAVTNDNNKPGEVHLKILLIWQKQGKEWKLLARQAVRITP